From the Primulina tabacum isolate GXHZ01 chromosome 3, ASM2559414v2, whole genome shotgun sequence genome, one window contains:
- the LOC142538219 gene encoding aquaporin PIP2-2-like, giving the protein MAKDSNEAFAVKDYHDPPPAPLVDFDELARWSFYRALIAEFVATVLFLYVSVMTVIGYKSQIDPDKGGNGCDGVGSLGIAWVFGGMIFVLVYCTAGISGGHLNPAVTFGLFLARKVSLIRTLLYMAAQCLGAICGVGLVKALQSSQFNKYGGGANQLAAGYSKGVGLGAEIIGTFVLEYTVFSATDPKRNARDSHVPVLAPLPIGFAVFVVVLATSPITGTGINPARSLGPAVIYKNNAVWDDQWLFWVGPFIGAAIAAFYHKYIIRAAAIKAFGSHRSNV; this is encoded by the exons ATGGCGAAGGACAGTAATGAAGCTTTCGCGGTGAAGGATTACCACGATCCGCCGCCGGCTCCGCTGGTGGATTTCGACGAGCTAGCGAGATGGTCGTTTTACAGAGCGTTGATTGCTGAGTTTGTAGCCACTGTTCTGTTCCTCTACGTCTCCGTCATGACGGTCATAGGGTATAAGAGCCAGATAGACCCCGACAAAGGCGGCAATGGGTGTGACGGCGTCGGCAGCCTCGGGATTGCTTGGGTGTTTGGGGGAATGATCTTCGTGCTTGTTTACTGCACCGCTGGGATCTCAG GAGGGCACCTGAACCCGGCGGTGACGTTCGGGCTGTTCTTGGCTCGCAAGGTGTCGCTAATAAGAACGTTGCTGTATATGGCGGCGCAGTGTTTGGGTGCAATCTGTGGCGTGGGCTTGGTTAAGGCATTGCAATCATCTCAGTTCAACAAATACGGTGGCGGAGCGAACCAGTTGGCTGCCGGATACAGTAAAGGCGTGGGTTTGGGAGCTGAAATCATCGGCACCTTTGTTTTGGAGTACACTGTTTTCTCCGCCACTGATCCTAAAAGAAATGCTAGAGACTCCCATGTCCCT GTCTTGGCTCCACTACCCATTGGATTCGCAGTGTTCGTGGTGGTGCTAGCCACCAGCCCCATCACGGGCACCGGCATCAACCCGGCTCGGAGTTTAGGGCCTGCCGTGATCTACAAAAACAACGCAGTCTGGGATGATCAA TGGCTTTTTTGGGTTGGACCTTTCATTGGAGCTGCCATTGCTGCATTCTatcacaagtacatcataaggGCAGCTGCCATTAAAGCTTTCGGATCTCACAGGAGCAATGTCTAA